CCGGCCCCTACGCTGATCGTCCTGGTTTTGCCCGCATCGCTCATGCCGTCGGCGGCATCGCCTATCTCGCCGGCATGCCCAAGGGCACGCCGGTTACCCCCGGCTCGACCACCCTTGGCGATTACATGACCGGCATCTACGGCGCCATTGGCGTGCTCATGGCCCTGCGCTACCGCGACCAGACCGGCTGCGGCCAGTACATTGACGCCGCGCTCTACGAGTCGATCTTCCGCTGCACCGATGAACTGGCTCCGGCCTACGGCATGTACGGCATCGTGCGCGAGCGCCATGGCCCCCATCACAACGATTTCGCCTGTCCCCACGGCCATTTCCCCACCCGCGACGGCAAGTGGGTCGCCATTTCGTGCGCCACCGACAAGCTCTTCGCGCGGCTGGCCCGGGCCATGAACCGTCCCGAACTGGCCTCCTCCAGCATCTACGGCGAGCAGAAGGTGCGCCTGGAGCACTGCAATGACGTGAACGAGATCGTGCGCGACTGGTGCGGCTCGTTGACCCGCGAGGAGGTGCTTGAGCGCTGCTACGCCACCGGCACGCCCGCCGCGCCCCTCAACAACATCGCCGACATCTTCGGCGACCGGCAGTTCCACGCCCGCCGCAACCTGGTGGCGATGGACGTGCCGGAGACTGGCGAGACGGTGATTATCCCCACAGTGATCCCCAAACTCTCGGCCACCCCCGGCCGGATCAAGCATCTCGGCCCGCGCCTCGGCGAGCATACCGACGAAGTACTGCGCGACGTGCTCGGTCTCAGCAATGAAGAGATCGCGTCGCTACGCGAGAAACGGGTGATCTGATGACACAAGGACTGCTCTCCGGTCTCCGGGTCGTCGAAGGTTCGGCCTTCGTCGCCGCGCCCCTCAGCGGCATGACCCTGGCGCAACTCGGCGCCGATGTGATCCGCTTCGACCCCATCGGCGGCGGCCTGGATTACAAACGCTGGCCCGTCACCCGCGACGGTCACCACAGCTTGTTCTGGGCCGGCCTGAACAAGGGCAAGCGCTCCATCGCCGTGGATATTCGCCATCCCCACGGCCAGGAGTTGCTCACGCGCCTGATCTGCGCCCCCGGCGACGGCGCGGGGCTGTTCATCACCAACTTTCCCGCCCGCGGCTGGCTCAGCTATGAGGCCCTGCGCGCCCACCGCGCCGATCTGATTATGGTCAACTTCCTGGGGCGTCGCGATGGCGGCTCGGAGGTGGATTACACTGTCAACCCCCAGCTTGGCCTGCCCTTTATGACCGGTCCCGAAGGCATTGCCGACCCGGTCAACCACGTCTTCCCGGCCTGGGATTTTATCTCCGGGCATCTGATTGTCGTGGGTCTGCTCGCCGCCGAGCGCCACCGGCGTCTCACCGGCGAAGGGCAACTGGTGCAGCTCTCGCTTAAAGACGTGGGCCTGGCCATGCTCGGCAACTTTGGCATGCTCGCCGAGGTGATGATCAACAACGAGGATCGCCCGCGGCAGGGCAACTACCTCTACGGGGCCTTCGGACGCGACTTTGTGACCCTCGACGGCAAACGGGTCATGGTGGTGGGGCTGACCGACCTGCAGTGGCGCTGTCTGTGCAACGCCACGGGGCTGGCCGGGGCCTTTGCCGATCTTGGCAACCGCATGGGCCTCGACCTTAATCAGGAAGGCGACCGCTTCCGCGCCCGTCGCGCGATCGCCCAGCTCCTCGAGCCGTGGTTCCACGCCCGCACCTTCGACGAAGTGCGCCGCGCTTTTGAAGAGCACCGCGTGACCTGGGGACCGTACCAGACCGTGCGTGAGTTGATCGCCGGCGATCCCGATTGCTCAACCGCCAATCCGATGTTTTCCATGCTTCAACAGCCTGGCATCGGCGCCTACCTGGCCCCGGCCACGCCGCTATCCTTCAGCCAGGTGGAACGCCTGCCGGCTCAGCCCGCGCCGCGCCTCGGCGAGCATACCGACGAGATTCTGGCCGAGTTGGGGCTGAGCGATGGTGAAATTGCCCGGCTCCACGACGAAGGCGTTGTTGCCGGACCAGCAGCCTGACGGGAGGAACCGCTATGAAACTGCCCTACAATTTTTATCGGCCCCTGGCCATTGGCGCGCCTGAACCTCTGCGTGAGATTCCTGTGCGCCCCGAACGCATGATCCACTTCTTCCCGCCCCATGTTGAGAAGATCCGCGCCCGTCTGCCTGAAATCGCCCGCCAGGTGGACGTGCTCTGCGGCAACCTCGAAGACGCCATCCCCATTGACGCCAAAGAGGCCGCCCGCGCCGGCTTTATCGAGGCGGTGCAGTCCAATGATTTCGGCGATACCGCTCTCTGGGTCCGCGTCAACGCCCTCAAC
Above is a genomic segment from Chloroflexaceae bacterium containing:
- a CDS encoding CoA transferase, whose product is MTHQPDEDKLPLAGIKVIDAATVIAAPYCATILGEFGAEVIKVEHPLGGDALRRFGTPTERGDTLTWLSESRNKKSLTLDLQRPEGKEIFKQLVARSDVLCENFRTGTLEKWGLGWNVLHEINPRLIMLRVTGYGQTGPYADRPGFARIAHAVGGIAYLAGMPKGTPVTPGSTTLGDYMTGIYGAIGVLMALRYRDQTGCGQYIDAALYESIFRCTDELAPAYGMYGIVRERHGPHHNDFACPHGHFPTRDGKWVAISCATDKLFARLARAMNRPELASSSIYGEQKVRLEHCNDVNEIVRDWCGSLTREEVLERCYATGTPAAPLNNIADIFGDRQFHARRNLVAMDVPETGETVIIPTVIPKLSATPGRIKHLGPRLGEHTDEVLRDVLGLSNEEIASLREKRVI
- a CDS encoding 2-methylfumaryl-CoA isomerase gives rise to the protein MTQGLLSGLRVVEGSAFVAAPLSGMTLAQLGADVIRFDPIGGGLDYKRWPVTRDGHHSLFWAGLNKGKRSIAVDIRHPHGQELLTRLICAPGDGAGLFITNFPARGWLSYEALRAHRADLIMVNFLGRRDGGSEVDYTVNPQLGLPFMTGPEGIADPVNHVFPAWDFISGHLIVVGLLAAERHRRLTGEGQLVQLSLKDVGLAMLGNFGMLAEVMINNEDRPRQGNYLYGAFGRDFVTLDGKRVMVVGLTDLQWRCLCNATGLAGAFADLGNRMGLDLNQEGDRFRARRAIAQLLEPWFHARTFDEVRRAFEEHRVTWGPYQTVRELIAGDPDCSTANPMFSMLQQPGIGAYLAPATPLSFSQVERLPAQPAPRLGEHTDEILAELGLSDGEIARLHDEGVVAGPAA